In the genome of Lactuca sativa cultivar Salinas chromosome 3, Lsat_Salinas_v11, whole genome shotgun sequence, the window tcccaagcacacattCATCACAtttcgaataaatgtagttgatcaggttacatttattccaacttacgattacataactgcccaggtttgacggtaatgctcaacatccgaagacttttattcttgttcttcttgtgatacttgtgttcgaatgtttagattctggatgttcttatactttggtaaaatatggttatattttaaggtataattcttggtcatagtgttttatccctatgcatttataggttgtatacttttatgaattgatatacttagctcactataaacaatgctctgataccaatctgtcacaccccaaaaccggaacggcagaaacgttctggggtggatgacgtcatgtcaagtatcacaacatatgcagtatagtaatcaaagtacaacaatcattgcattaatagtaatagttttacataagttacatttttatagagacatcaaagtaatacagaaactagtatagatgcaacTCGTTCTAGACTGGCTTCATAAGagctcccgggtgtacctgtctaatgctgacctgagaatacaagttattttgaaagcgagtatcagcatttttataaatgctggtgagttcataagtatttagtgtcgtttgtgtaagtaagcattttatccaaaataactttataaaaagtagtagtttagattCTACgttgtattagagtcctttccagaaaatcctatattttctaattaaaagcagtcttctaccaagactcgacagtgttatgttttagagagagaagtttcccctgaaatactatcattaccaaaatacggtatttgattttaaaggAAGTAGGAGAATATGACTAGTAAAAAAATAccaggggaaaataacatatgcctcagcagaaaaatACTGctaactaaggcaaaagaaatcatagactccaggagagtatcaaatgaatgatatgcctgactcagtctaacaaaaggaaactcagaccccagatggtatcaaatgtatgatacggctagcaaggtctaaaacaaggaaacacaaaccccagacagtatcaaatgaaagatacagctagcaaggtctaaaacaaagagacacagaccccagacagtatcaaatgaaagatacagctagcaaggtctaaaacaaagagacacagaccccagacagtatcaaatgaaagatacagctagcaaggtccaaaacaaggaaacacagaccccagacagtatcaaatgaaagatatagctagcaaagtctaaaaaaaGAGTGATCCTAAGAGTGTGGTTTCAAAAATACAATGTTAAttcttgttaccttaaggccatgaattataaggtaaacacggagatactcataaccatactgatcgacactagtgtacttgacgccctgcaagcgtcggaataaacatgacatttgtcaccccttggcttggtaggtcgtggactgtagctagcagtcagggtgcgggggtgtcaatcagtatagatctatacacacaatgcccactctccctacaggagactctagttaccaactcgacaactgggagatccgtgtcttgaagatgcatctcgtatagtgaATTTTGATGTAAGTGCTGGATTAACGATAGAGACTCTCAACTAAATTGATCGATGTAAGCcttcatgtctatacatgtatacatgatatataattaatgattaaacgaccttcggccggatatccgatacccaccagaccacatctgtaacatcccgagttcaggagtgcaagttcagggttcaaagtgtaaatgtggaagggcaactcggcgagtccatgggtggactcggcgagtagggtcgcgacttgggtcgcgtgttaagtggccaaatcggcgagtcggaggctggattcggcgagtaggtgctgaatggagaaaaccctaatttcggaggatgagccctttataaaggacattataccctctccccaacctctttaccctctcttgaagtccagaaaactcTAAGACGCGTTTGTGAgggatttgagtgcatttgaaccttggagaagagattttggaggagatcttggagaattaagaggcttggagcaaggggctttgctaagattcggatttctcttctattggagcttccttttaaggtattatttcgttgcttgggctgttattcatctagattcatcattttggagtatttGGAAAGATTAGCTTGTGGTATTTTAAGTTTGGAAGTTAGATATGAGGTTgatacctcagatctggaatggagaaggtctagagtgcattaaagtccctgttcttgagtgtttggtgaagccatcttgtcccaaatcCTAGCCCTAgggtgtaaaatgcctagatctctttaggttcacgtaaagtttgccactttacgtgatggatgggttgtagaagggtagatctatggtttggatcaactGCATGACCTGAAAggcttctgtatgggttaagatctagaggcactcaaCGAGTCACAAAGGTATACtaggcgagttgcttgaagatggtcaggaactcggcgagttggaagaacaactcgacgagtaggttgaagatagccttggactcggcaagtctggtcgtgaggtcctaacttcttctggttgagccatgaatcagtgagtcaagggaggactcggtaagttgagtgcgaggggactcagagttgtgggactcggcgagtctcggggtgactcggcgagttgagtcgcggattggggaagttctgagcatggggactcggcgagtcatcgggttgactcggcgagtagagtcagtcaggaggttgactttgactttgacattgaccaaggttgaccagttgacttccagggtcATTTTGGTTATTGTAGGcttttgtttgagttcagtgttggtgtcggctagtggtggagattgtgtcagtggtcggagcatcttggtcttatcttttcagtcggcagttgcaaggtgagttatcctcactatatcaacagggtctaaggcaccaaggctggccctttatcggattgtgatccgggtatcattgttatgttattgctttgatatgtttgcatcctggtagttaggatggtatatgttagagacctggttaaggttggtatcctggtagttaggatggtctatgttagagacctggttaaggttggtatcctggtatataggatgatgctatgctagcgaccggttaggtcggtatcctggttaggatgatgatatgttatgtgatctgctagatcggcttgattgaatgtgaattgttatatgattgaacgtctatgtgcacatggttgttggactgaggTTTGGGTTGAgctgggtcctgctttgtgctgtaggccaacatacccagggcggaccggtcatcccgaaggcccagcgagcggtccggataggctgcaggccccaagagggcgaaccagacgtgtcgaggctcggagagtggaccagaccgactgaaggcctggtgcgggcggaccagtcatattgtagactcagagagtggaccaggtggattgaaggcccggtgcgggcagaccaatcacactgtagactcgatgtatatggctagactcggagggtggaccaggtggactgttggtcgGTGCGGGGGACTAgtctcacagtagacccgaagtgcatggttgttttgtgttctgttatgatatgtatgctatgtatgatatgggccggaaggcattatgttatgggccggaaggcattatgatttggaccggaaggtcgtggcctggaagggcgtatgtgtggttggtattttgggggtatctcactaagctttcgggcttacagttgtggtttaatgtttttcaggttctttaggagaccgtgacaaggaaaaggcgtgatcgtaccgctcctcatgattatgttttacgatgtggttctgggaagactttgataataattgtattgaaaacctttttgaaataactttatgaaaccgggttgtttttgaaaagtttaaattggttggaatttttagagagTTAcaacatcccaacgaggaaaaggaaatagggccaaCTAGCCTTCCTAactcctttaaacattatttatataactatacaagtacaggcatgcatttaacgacgtagaaacatttaacgaagtagtagcatttaactaagtaggagcatttaacgaagtagaagcatttaacgaagtagaagcgttaacaaagtagaagcgtttaacgaagtagtagtatttaacgaagtagaagtgttaacaaagtagaagagtttaacgaagtagtagtatttaatgaagtagaagtgttaacaaagtagaagcatttaacgaagtagtagtatttaacaaagtagaagcgttaacgaAGTGGTAGcatctaacgaagtagaagcataacGAAGTGGTAGTATCCTACGAAGTAGAAGCATAAaagcatggaagaaaactttaacGAAAACTTTAGAAAACCTTtacatttaagaaaatcataaattggtatccttttgtaaaataagttttgaaAACCGTTAGAAAtccttgaaaatctttcataacaagttttgaatataactttataagtaaagaaaaccttggtttaaaatactgctgtaactggttttgaagtaaaaccTACAACATGAGAGATAATTTGAAAagagatttaaacaagtaaaaacgttttggaaaaccatctatggtattatacttggtaaaacaactgacagtgtaataaatccttgtgcatgcgggttatcaatcacatatgattgatatgataactagcatgttttaacttgtattcccccccataaaagcatgtaaaaacatttaaaaaggttctttaaggggtatgaactcacctattgtaAGTGGATCGGTCGGAGGTgctggttgggtgctcggtgtcaagtaaagacttgaacacacttagtgacctaataacatatgatgacatatgtttacatacaattagtaaatataatactaattaaacacgtatacgcatcctagagtgcggaaaacactttggtcaagtgctaggagtgtcccgggtaacatctaagggagtgtatggcctagatagggagtttactcttcaagagtaaactctttatagagtttacggccctaagaccttatcctcatgagtttacggccgtaaactcatgggttgtGTGTtctttgatgaattaaggtcttataacacttgtggaactaggctaggttcaattctagggcttatgaagggtttaaggcctcaaaatggaccatttgaggagtttatggtccattgacactccttgaggagtttacggacgtaaacacatgtgtttacggtcgtcaACTCATGTTTGGCCAtttattttgttgtttggtggttctaaatcatgcatgtaaggttctagtcacttttatgagcataggaaggtgttaaaggcacttaaacaccttggaaaggtgtttacggtctaagaggatgttcttggggagtttactaccttaaacatatgattttatggtagtaaactcattttttcCATGAATCATATTTTTGGTGCATCAaacgaaggattacaaggctctaggcactcatggaagcctTTGGGGGTGTTTAAGGTGTAGTTTAACACTTAAATAAGTGTTTGTGGCCCatgaatatgggtttacggtctaaggatgctcttagaccgtaaactcttgtttactccccaaaatgcaagtttttggtgttctagGTTCGtgtgtgtaagtccacaagtcgtatctaagcattagaagtggtttggaagggtttttgggcaccaaaaccctcttccaaggagtttacggttttgggatgctcccaagaccgtaaactcttgttctttgggtttttggatgtttaagccacAAATTTGCAAGCTAgaagagataaaaaaaaaaaacaagctagggaggttaacttaccgatttgaagctcgaaggtgcgatttttgaccaaaacccggtTTGTagagagagtctaaggtgggaaaaaggtgggaatgaaacccactcaacccttatatagggtggagcttatggcctagttagggatcacctgacaccaaccgcgaacggggtttttcacgactaccgttaaacacgCCACATTTTGAAATTATACcaccttaattttggttcgcttgacgaatattatttaaaatattccaacgggtttaaatccgatCAAAAATAgtttcgggataaatttggctaattttttttgatgtaattaatttcgacgttaaaactaacggaaatttttgggttgtcacaatcacaaacaagatgtgaataaccatgcaaattaacttggtactctcgatgccaTTTATCATCTGATTTTAATGTATCGGTTAGCCACAtgcgctccattaatcaatgataattttcaagACACTCATTGCCACTCTTTATTCGTccttattagtgtgtcggttaactacacgcgctccactaacgactcataaagtgcaatgtgtaatttcatgggttagcatacaagttcacatttttcctaaagtagctaagattgaaaatttttataaaaatatatttagttactttataattcattatacttattaatgaggattagGTTGTcgtatcaaacccgttcggctaacgaccctccaccaatcaagggagcggtgggtaagagtggatacctaatgGCAGTCATTTTTTAGGCTGCTTCCTTTAACTCCctttatagatcagcttcgtgaatgatgcgTACTAGCGGTTCAACTAACTTATTCTTATACGTAtagtaatattagacttttaatgttacatatagtataagggtgtattttttaaaaaacttttcaaaaatactaaggttatattttaaattttcaaaattatattaaattaattaaattaaaaaataaaccaatcatgagTTTAACATAAGGATATCAAATtactttttaaaaattttcagTTTTATACAATTAAAACTTTATTAAAGATAATTATCTTAATCAATTCATGAGATATCTTTAAAACAGAATTTTGTGGATCTGACTATCCAAAACACCGTGGTAAACAATCACCACGTTGTGTTTGGACGATTTTGTAGGTCAACACGCCATGGTGGAAGAACACAATGTCGTGTGGGCGGAACATAATGACTATTCTGTTTGCTCCTTCCTTTTCAAGTTCAACGATTGTAccaattcaatagaaaactaaacctacgttttgataccactgatgggtattTTGCAAAACATATAATTCCattgtgtgcatgcaaccctaattggtgatctatgttttctctagttgAATATACAACTTGAACAACAAAATAGAAAACCCTAGCATATTAGCATATTTTCGAAATACATAATTAGGGTTAGAAGAATCACACATTGATTGCTATATAATAATAGCAATATAAATCCTTGTGTTGTTGAAGCCTTGAGAGCAAGCGTCACAAATGTCACGCTtctagtggttcacacccaacactagcaatgGAAGATGATTGAGAAGGAGGAGAGATGCTCAAATTTTCGGCTAGCTCTTCAAAGGAATGTGTGGCCAGAAATAGTAGGGTTTAGGCTGTTTATAAAGTGCaattaggaaaccctagataaatcCTAATCCAAGATAATCTTAAACGGATTATTATCCACTTTCCTGTTTATCCACCAAAGactattctagaaaccctaaggcatATGAAAATTGTCCATACcttatgaaacatcccaaaatttccaataaattataactttttaaaataacataaatcatacaattaatgtattttttttcaaaacaaatgaaataccaaaccccaagatcaaatcaGTTTCCAACCATTATTAGTtataattctaaacaattcaataTCAATTTGAAAACAAATGAAATAACCAATTCAATATCAATTCCAAAAACCCACCTCAagccagtgtgtacaatcatgtccgACCATCTAGTGTACCTGAAATAGTGTTTTAAGGGAAAAggtgtaagcacaaagcttagtgaattccacaCATACACAGTATCATATCATATAATCCTTACCCCTATACATGAATACAATCGGCATCAAACACATAAGCATGCATGCATGTCAAAGAACGAATCAGTAACCGGCATACTCCTACTGGGACACATTGGATAGGCCCGATCCCCCTTTTTCAGTACATCGAGCCCTTGGGACACATTAGCTAAGCCCGATCCCCCGTACCCGAACCCATTGGGACACATTGGCCATGCCCGATCCCCCTTGCTCAGTTTGTCGAGCCTTTAGGACACATTGGATACGCCCGATCCCCACTCGGATGCGCCGAGTCCTACCATGCATAATCCTCAATACGTGAGGGAAAACCACTAGACTCTACCCCGCCTAGTACTACCCGCATTAACAACACATAGCGTACACGAGCTAATGTAAAGAGAATATAACACAACACGGTGTAATGTAGAACTCACCTAAAAAACAAAGCAGCCTCCAAAGCAACCCAAAACTCACTCACACCTTTTTGCCCTTCACCCTTCCTAACAATAATAAATTGAGTTGGTTTTAGTTATTAAATTgccttaattataaatataaccaATGGGTAAATTTTCCATATCTCTACATTAAAATTAGGGTCTATTCGGGACCTTTTTTCACAACCTTAAACTTAGTATTTTCCAAAACTGTATCACATGATGATAGATTAGATCCTTAGCTTTAAAAGTAGTATTCACACACCTCCATACGATGTTCCTATGATTtatggcgaattttacaaaactgcctcgCATAACATATCATTCCGGACTAGTCTGGGTAAATGGTCGTTTTTACTCTAGCTAAAGACATTTCTGGATTTTGGTCAAAACTAATGAAATGTAGAAGACTCACATACGAAACTTTAGGATCTGGTCCCGAACCAAAATTATGTCCCATGAGTTTTAGACGATTTTTACAAGACAGGAGCAGATTGGGTTATTTACATAAAATCACAACTTTGTTCTTTTTAggttaaatatcctcctactttttgtTCCTAAAAATCTTCCTACTCAATTAAATAATGACATGTGTCACATTTAATGATTATTTAatgatatttaaatataataaaatgacacatGTAATCATTTAATTGAGTAGGAGGATTTGTAGGAATAAAAGTAGgaatatatttaatttctctaataAACTcttgtcttaatccattaagccctaTATCAAAGATTAACTAATCTGGAAATGAAGTCTTAACAGTGGATAACAGGAGTTGGATCGAAAATGTCAATTCGGATTGCAATTCACCACCAAAGTTCATTGCTTAAAAAGAGAAAACAAAGTACAATGCCATAAGAAGAATTAACACAACCGGGGTTTAGGTTTTCTCCATGATCCAATGCTTTGAAAAGATGGAAAagggcaccacccactgccaccatTAGGAGGTGGACTGTGATGGTCGATGGTGGTGAACATGGCAGCCACAATGGTGTTGGTCGCTTTTGAACTaagaagaaaaaaatgaaaagaaaagagGTTTGTTCGCTTACCTTGAGACGAGAGCACCACAATCGACACACTAGTACCACCACTAGAAATCGTAGCAGCCATCCAACAACCTCATCCTCAATCTAACCTGCTCTTTCTCGGTTCTTCTCTTTTCCCGCTTCTCTCTTACTCGGTATCTCATTCTCAACCGCAAACCACAAATACGCACACACAAAACACACTAATTGGGCTACTAGGTATTTTTAAGAGGAATAAGGGCttactaagggggtgtttggattagaTTTTTAGTTTATTGCTTAtagcttatttgtggtgggaataagcaataagcatggggaggaatgcttattaaaattagcttatttagcttaataagctggattttatccaaacactcaaattagcttattatgggaataagcaataagcatctcttttttcctatccaaacagCCCCTAAGGCCAAATGCACCAAGCTTGGGCCGCCAAAAGAGGAAGATCCCGAAACTATGAAGCTCCATGCACCAAAATCCGAAAATTACACAAAAGGTCCCTCAACTTTGCTACAATTAATTATTTATCCCATATGATAAAGCTTTAACATTTCAAGCTTAACAGTTTGACTTTTATTTCCCTCATTGAATTATATTCTTCGAATATGGTTATTTCccaattaattattattattattattattattagttaattaaaagaataatgaACATCGGGAAAACGGGGTGTTACATCTTATGGAGGGTTCTATAttgcctcttgctcaactattaaacaattgcaCTTCagtccctgcacttttaattaatttctttaatcccaaaattaattctaattattttctaattaaatattaattaaatattactatttctaattaatatattatttccataatatattaacaaatcatttatttcaatttattaatcaaatagtaaatcaacctctttctccaaaatcatATTGCCTAGTTGCTAGTCTTGAAGGCAGCACAAAAAGACTATGTTACTATCAGTTCAAgtatatataccaattatagttatgggcttagacatctaatccaacatcaTGTTGGGGATGTATTCTTACTGGTCATATATCGGGATGTACTGTTATTTGTCATGTATTGCGGATGTATGTTAGGGTTTAAGTACTTCAACAACTTGATAAACAATTTCACATAGAGTAATAATGAAAACGACAACAAATACATAATCAATTTACATGGTTCGCACGATTAGGATGATCAACTACATCCATGAAGAAtacgcgagagagagagagagagagagagagatttcatCAATTACGTTGTAAAACACTTAAGTATAATACTATTAGATTATAGAAATTCAAAGAGTATATATACTAGTGGTTTTGATCTAAATGTGCCAATAAAGGCCAAACCCGAAAGCATATTGAGTCAACTCTTGTCAGTAGAGGCAGGCTCCTAATACTGGGAATTGTTCCCTACTGCTCAAGCATTACTGAATACTTATTACTAAAGCATTGTTGGTTGCTTAATCACTACATACTAGGGATGAGAATTTGACTCGATGAACTGGACCAGACCGGAAGAAAACAGAACCAGAGTATTTAGTCCGGTTCTTGGTTCTTCATTTTCCATTAAATCGGTTCTCGGTTCACAATTCTCGGTTCGAATCCGGAACCGAACACATCCTTAATGAGAACACTTACTTATAGAATAGAACCGAAACTAGGTTCTTTATTCCGGTTTCCGGTTCTCCATTTCCCGGTAAATTGGTTTTTAGTTCTCCATTTCCCACTAAATCGATTTTCGGTTCTTCAGATTTTTCCGTTTGGGTCCGAATTAATGCTCATCCCCTCTGCAAATTGCTTACTATTTAAGCATGACCGATACAATTTCAAATGGAAAACAATCAATATTGaatgaatttgaaaaaaaatgatgtttggtttggaaaaaaaaaatagaatgtcaaaattgaaaatttaatGTCGaagttgaaaaaaatgaaaacttagtttCTTTTTGGGTCATTTTTGTTCAATTTTGACACACTATCATTTAATGTCATCTGTCATATAATCAAATAGTGTCATGTCAATCTGTCACGTCACCAAAATCTAAAATTTGACACATCAACAAACCACGTCAACAGATAACTGAGTTCACTGGTTAAGTGGTTAACATTACTAAAAGAATACCTAACGactaaattgtaaaaaaaataaaataaaaaataacattgtTTCAAAATCAAACGTTTATGGAACATAGttacttttgtataatttatcatctaaaaacaaataaaacttTATGACTTATGGTATCGAGCTATTTATACATCACATTCATTAAatcgaaattaaaaaaaaattacctaTAAATAGTCAAAAACAGAATAGAAAACAAAGTATTTGCAGAAAATGGGGATTACTACTTTGAAAGTTGAAGACCAAACGATTAAGCTATGAACAAACCCAAAGAACATAACCTAGAAAAGCAACAAACCCATTGGGAACTtgtgattctaaaaattacaaatttaaatacatattgtACAAGTCATCAATGCATATACACTATCTACCAATCTCCTCCCTCTTTATTAACTCCATcaaaaaatcattccaagcatcAATCGGACCAGGCAAACACCAATGCACGCAATCATTGGCCATGGTCACATTTTGGAGTGGCCAATGTCCATATTTACTAGGATGTCCATCGGGTCTCAATTGCATAACTTGTGTCATGTCCATAATAGTAATTTTAATCCCATTTTTTCTCCCTTCACGCTCTCCAATCTTGTACTCTTGCAATTGAGTCTTGTACATTTCCAAACTATAATCCTCCATCACACTCTCATTACTCTTGAAAGGCTTTGTTCTTACACAATCACCCCCTTTATCCCAATGTCCACCTTCAAAATGTGAAGGTACAAATGACCTTAAAAAAACAATACCCTTGAAGTTCTTTAAGCTATTAATTGCCCGAAAAGCAGTCCGCCACGCCCTCCGGTAGCTAAATGTGGAGGGACGGTGTCGGATACTGCTTTCTGGGCAGTACAGACACCCAATGATAAAACGGTTTGAGTAGAACATGGTGGGTCGGAAAAACCATTGGCCAGCTGATATTATGACGTAGTCGAACTGTTCTATCTCTGATGTCCAGGATTCGTCAAATTCATCGAGGTATAGTTTGAATGGTTTTGTTATATCGTTACGGTCAGTTCTATCAGTGTTTACTAAATAAGGTGACCAAAAAATCGAAATGTTGAAGTTGTAATCCGGATACTCCCATCGCCTGAAATTTTGATCACTTGAGGTTGAAACATCATTTGGATATGCAACCTGAATGTTGGCATAGTaaatataaataaagaaacaaaaaaaatatatatatataaaaacaacTCTTTGTGTTATGATACTATAAGATTTTATTTGATACATGGTTCAAAACATCATATGAATTTTGCAAATATTTTTCAAAGACGGAAATTACAATCATCCACATCAAATATTAAATACATGCTAGCCCAAAAAGGAGCAAGTTGGGCTACCGCGTTAAGTCCTACCAAGAGCCCCAATTCCAAAATCTTGAGAGTTTTAttctaattttttaatttttaattttttgtctTGGGCATATCAATTTgttgaataaataataatatcatataaatt includes:
- the LOC111896316 gene encoding protein trichome birefringence-like 19 — encoded protein: MKVHAINEGKIQLSTRRKTSSKIAHLVALALIVTIIPIYYPYIHYILDKPTAIPPPIDNLLNVQTTTTLSRHHPIYRSHIIPTTQKADDDPKLVVVPPEKKEHRKRGRRKRGRREAVLKRTGGDGDGGGGGNKSCDLFSGEWVENPEGPYYTNTTCWAIQEHQNCMKFGRPDQDFLKWRWKPNDCELPVLDPLQFLEMMRGKSLAFVGDSVARNHMQSLLCLLSRVAYPNDVSTSSDQNFRRWEYPDYNFNISIFWSPYLVNTDRTDRNDITKPFKLYLDEFDESWTSEIEQFDYVIISAGQWFFRPTMFYSNRFIIGCLYCPESSIRHRPSTFSYRRAWRTAFRAINSLKNFKGIVFLRSFVPSHFEGGHWDKGGDCVRTKPFKSNESVMEDYSLEMYKTQLQEYKIGEREGRKNGIKITIMDMTQVMQLRPDGHPSKYGHWPLQNVTMANDCVHWCLPGPIDAWNDFLMELIKREEIGR